A single genomic interval of Polynucleobacter necessarius harbors:
- a CDS encoding transglycosylase SLT domain-containing protein: MERSFLMRMMYVAILFAGFLSGCAGTGDWSSDAPTKASAKASRAARVNLKNQSVSKFYAPSYNLWLRIRDGFQMKPMNTPLEIEQVRWLAARPDYVNRSMTRSSRYLFYIVQEVNARNMPTEIALLPFVESAFVTNAKSSAKAVGLWQFMPATGKDFRLTQNVFRDERRDVLQSTDAALDYLQRLNNQFGSWELALAAYNWGAGNIAKAQKRNAAAGLPTNYESLTLPRETRNYVPKLMAYRQIVLDPQSYGIVLPELENHPYFVALDVGGDIDVALAIRLAEIPADEFHSLNPSFNKPVILSNANQQILLPFAHAEIFQANLKQYTKPLSTWTAVQVSKTESVDQAAKTLGVDVDALREVNGIPKGMRIKAGSTVLIPKTRRRLGDVSTAIAENARLSLEKPAPPAPKCPKTVKGSKGGKSAKCAPPVTTKTADKPGSKGNSSGKNAASQHKSASTGLVKSAKNGNSPISASNNASKWVNKSQ, from the coding sequence TTGGAAAGATCGTTTCTGATGCGCATGATGTATGTGGCAATACTGTTTGCCGGTTTCCTAAGTGGTTGTGCGGGTACTGGCGATTGGTCTTCTGATGCGCCGACAAAGGCGAGCGCCAAAGCATCTAGAGCTGCGCGCGTAAATCTTAAAAATCAATCCGTTAGCAAATTCTATGCGCCGTCATACAATCTGTGGCTGCGCATTCGGGATGGATTCCAAATGAAGCCAATGAACACTCCTCTGGAGATAGAGCAAGTGCGTTGGTTAGCTGCCAGGCCCGATTACGTTAATCGTTCAATGACGCGCTCATCACGGTATTTGTTTTATATCGTCCAGGAAGTAAACGCACGCAATATGCCAACGGAGATTGCGCTGCTCCCATTTGTGGAAAGCGCTTTTGTTACCAATGCTAAGTCCAGTGCAAAAGCAGTGGGTTTATGGCAGTTCATGCCGGCTACCGGCAAGGATTTTCGTCTAACGCAAAATGTATTTAGAGATGAACGTCGCGATGTGCTGCAGTCTACGGATGCGGCCTTAGATTACCTGCAGCGCTTGAATAATCAATTCGGTAGCTGGGAGTTGGCACTGGCGGCATACAACTGGGGTGCTGGCAATATTGCCAAAGCTCAGAAGCGCAATGCTGCGGCGGGATTGCCAACGAATTACGAGAGCTTGACTTTACCGCGTGAAACGCGAAATTACGTTCCGAAGTTAATGGCCTATCGTCAAATCGTGCTAGATCCACAGTCATATGGAATTGTTTTGCCAGAGCTTGAGAACCATCCATACTTTGTGGCGCTTGATGTGGGTGGCGATATTGATGTTGCTTTGGCGATTAGGTTAGCTGAAATTCCTGCTGATGAATTTCATAGTCTCAATCCTTCATTTAATAAACCTGTGATCTTGAGTAATGCGAATCAGCAAATCCTATTGCCATTCGCACACGCTGAAATCTTCCAAGCAAATCTAAAGCAATACACCAAACCACTGTCGACATGGACAGCAGTTCAGGTATCTAAAACTGAGAGTGTGGACCAAGCGGCTAAAACTTTAGGGGTCGATGTTGATGCGCTGAGGGAGGTCAATGGGATACCGAAAGGTATGCGCATCAAAGCGGGCTCCACAGTATTAATTCCAAAAACCAGACGTCGTCTGGGGGATGTATCTACTGCAATCGCGGAAAATGCCAGATTAAGTCTAGAAAAGCCAGCACCCCCAGCGCCTAAATGTCCCAAAACCGTTAAGGGTTCAAAGGGCGGGAAATCTGCTAAATGCGCACCCCCAGTCACAACAAAAACAGCTGACAAACCGGGTTCTAAGGGTAATTCTTCCGGAAAAAATG
- the gloB gene encoding hydroxyacylglutathione hydrolase, translating to MDKNTVLQVWPIPAFDDNYIWCIHDGISALVVDPGDAQPVLEYLMVNSLILKGILITHHHPDHTGGILKLLQDVNIPVYGPVGDNIPGRTVAVMQDDKLEIAAPRISFKVLEVPGHTLSHIAYFANMQANVVEPMLFCGDTLFASGCGRLFEGTPTQMSESLGKFSLLPKNTLVYCAHEYTVSNIRFALAVEPNNLNLLSWAERAQSLRKQGLPTLPTTIGQELQVNPFMRCDQPEVIFMAKKVSGQKEFPTPAHVLGVIRAWKDRF from the coding sequence ATGGATAAGAATACTGTATTGCAGGTCTGGCCCATACCGGCCTTTGATGATAACTATATCTGGTGCATTCACGATGGCATCTCTGCTTTAGTGGTGGATCCGGGAGACGCGCAACCTGTTTTAGAGTATCTGATGGTGAATTCATTAATTCTCAAGGGAATATTGATTACTCATCATCATCCGGATCATACGGGGGGCATCCTCAAGTTATTGCAAGATGTGAATATCCCAGTGTACGGACCAGTGGGCGATAACATTCCTGGCCGTACTGTGGCTGTGATGCAAGATGACAAACTTGAAATTGCCGCTCCTCGCATTAGCTTTAAAGTGCTTGAGGTGCCTGGGCATACTCTGAGCCACATTGCCTATTTTGCAAATATGCAGGCCAACGTTGTTGAGCCGATGTTGTTCTGTGGGGATACTTTATTCGCTTCTGGATGTGGAAGGTTATTTGAGGGTACGCCGACGCAGATGAGCGAGTCACTGGGAAAGTTTTCCTTACTTCCAAAAAATACTTTGGTTTACTGCGCTCATGAATACACCGTATCGAATATTCGCTTTGCTTTAGCAGTAGAGCCCAATAATCTGAATTTACTTTCGTGGGCAGAGCGGGCTCAGTCGCTGCGTAAACAGGGTCTACCAACACTCCCAACAACAATTGGTCAAGAGCTGCAAGTCAATCCTTTCATGCGTTGCGATCAGCCAGAGGTCATCTTCATGGCTAAAAAAGTTTCTGGGCAGAAGGAGTTTCCAACCCCGGCCCATGTTCTGGGGGTGATACGTGCTTGGAAAGATCGTTTCTGA
- a CDS encoding class I SAM-dependent methyltransferase gives MPLHALLVHANDNLIDARHHQWHFIEGNSSELPFANESLDLIVLPHVLEFAPDPHQILREVDRVLRPEGRLIISGFNPASLWGMRQYLSRLIGNPYLPRDGQFISLIRIKDWLELLNFSIDRGHFGYYKFPLQGESVMRKMNFLEKMGNRWWPIFGAVFLVSAIKRQQGIRLIGTASRVRMPAIKQLSPATERRNIQKSLKNSNTK, from the coding sequence ATGCCACTCCATGCCCTTTTGGTTCACGCAAACGACAATCTGATTGATGCTAGACACCACCAATGGCACTTCATTGAAGGCAACTCGAGTGAGCTCCCTTTTGCCAACGAGAGCCTAGATTTAATTGTCCTCCCCCATGTTCTGGAATTTGCGCCAGACCCACATCAAATATTGCGTGAAGTAGATCGAGTTCTTCGACCCGAGGGGCGCTTGATTATCTCTGGCTTCAATCCAGCAAGCTTATGGGGGATGAGGCAGTACCTCAGCAGATTAATCGGCAACCCTTATTTGCCTAGAGATGGTCAGTTTATTAGCCTCATTCGCATCAAAGACTGGTTGGAATTACTTAACTTTTCCATTGATCGCGGCCACTTTGGTTACTATAAATTTCCCCTGCAGGGAGAGTCCGTCATGCGGAAGATGAATTTCCTTGAAAAAATGGGTAATCGTTGGTGGCCTATATTTGGCGCAGTCTTCTTGGTCTCAGCCATTAAACGTCAACAGGGTATCCGCCTAATTGGCACTGCCTCACGAGTACGCATGCCAGCAATAAAACAGCTAAGCCCGGCAACCGAGCGTCGGAATATCCAAAAAAGCCTTAAGAACAGCAATACCAAGTAA
- the rnhA gene encoding ribonuclease HI yields MPHTKYPHIIIYTDGACKGNPGPGGWGAVLRSGGHEKRIHGGEKLTTNNRMEICAVIFALTALKQRSTVELWTDSQYVQKGVTEWLEGWKKRGWKTASKDPVKNADLWQALDALLPDHEISWHWVRGHNGQPGNELADQLANKGVEEFLP; encoded by the coding sequence ATGCCACATACCAAATACCCTCACATTATTATTTATACCGATGGCGCCTGCAAAGGCAATCCTGGTCCAGGTGGCTGGGGTGCGGTTTTGCGCTCAGGAGGTCACGAAAAGCGCATTCATGGCGGCGAAAAGCTGACTACCAACAACCGCATGGAGATTTGTGCGGTGATATTCGCCTTAACGGCCCTAAAACAGCGCAGCACTGTGGAGCTTTGGACTGACTCGCAATATGTACAAAAAGGCGTTACAGAATGGCTCGAGGGTTGGAAGAAAAGGGGCTGGAAAACCGCCAGTAAAGATCCCGTTAAAAACGCCGATCTATGGCAAGCACTGGACGCCCTGCTTCCAGATCATGAAATCTCATGGCATTGGGTTAGGGGGCACAACGGCCAGCCTGGGAATGAGCTGGCTGATCAGCTCGCAAATAAGGGCGTCGAAGAATTCTTGCCCTAG
- a CDS encoding efflux RND transporter periplasmic adaptor subunit, translating into MVIDNQVDPSIAAVRVKAQIPNDDKTLLPGQFARVSLVANTLKDALAIPSQAVVINARGKMVYVIDKDGKAVSKPIKVVYEYQGSTVVTGIEPGDRVVVEGKQNLRPGSKVREAKNTASTAPAAADPPTTDKK; encoded by the coding sequence TTGGTAATTGATAACCAAGTAGACCCTTCAATTGCAGCTGTTCGTGTGAAAGCGCAGATTCCAAATGATGACAAGACTTTATTGCCAGGCCAGTTTGCCCGTGTCTCATTAGTAGCTAACACCCTAAAAGATGCTTTGGCAATTCCGTCTCAAGCCGTAGTAATCAATGCACGCGGCAAAATGGTTTACGTAATAGATAAAGATGGTAAGGCGGTATCCAAGCCTATCAAAGTAGTATACGAATACCAAGGATCCACCGTAGTCACTGGCATTGAACCGGGTGACAGGGTTGTGGTTGAAGGCAAGCAAAACTTGCGTCCAGGCAGCAAAGTGCGCGAAGCTAAAAACACAGCGTCTACCGCACCAGCTGCGGCCGATCCTCCAACTACGGATAAGAAATGA